A DNA window from Comamonas sp. 26 contains the following coding sequences:
- the ompR gene encoding two-component system response regulator OmpR produces the protein MATTNNRTDKILVVDDDARIRDLLRRYLTQEGFEIMIAEDGKALNRILLRETVDLIVLDLMMPGEDGLSICRRLRAANDRTPIIMLTAKGEDVDRIVGLEVGADDYLGKPFNPRELLARIHAVLRRRPPQEAPGAPSGDNEVATFGPFTFDLGTRVLQKNGEELPLTTGEFAMLKALVRHPRQPLSREKLALLARGREFEPFDRSLDVQVSRLRKLIEEDAAAPRYIQTVWGVGYVFVPDGMN, from the coding sequence ATGGCAACGACAAACAACCGCACTGACAAGATCCTCGTGGTGGATGACGATGCCCGTATCCGCGACCTGCTGCGCCGCTACCTGACACAGGAAGGTTTCGAGATCATGATTGCCGAGGACGGCAAGGCGCTCAACCGCATCCTGCTGCGAGAAACTGTCGATCTGATCGTGCTTGATCTGATGATGCCCGGCGAAGACGGCCTGTCCATCTGCCGCCGCCTGCGCGCCGCAAACGACCGCACGCCCATCATCATGCTGACCGCCAAGGGCGAAGACGTTGACCGCATCGTGGGTCTTGAAGTGGGTGCCGATGACTATCTGGGCAAGCCCTTCAACCCCCGCGAATTGCTGGCCCGCATTCACGCCGTGCTGCGCCGCCGCCCTCCTCAAGAAGCGCCCGGTGCGCCTTCTGGAGATAACGAAGTAGCAACTTTTGGCCCCTTCACCTTTGATCTGGGCACCCGCGTGCTGCAAAAGAATGGCGAAGAGCTGCCACTGACCACGGGCGAATTCGCCATGCTCAAGGCGCTGGTACGCCACCCACGCCAGCCGCTGTCGCGTGAAAAGCTGGCCCTGCTGGCCCGCGGCCGCGAATTTGAGCCCTTTGACCGCAGCTTGGATGTGCAAGTCTCCCGCCTGCGCAAGCTGATTGAGGAAGACGCTGCTGCGCCGCGCTATATCCAGACCGTCTGGGGTGTTGGCTATGTGTTCGTACCCGATGGCATGAACTAA
- a CDS encoding SIMPL domain-containing protein (The SIMPL domain is named for its presence in mouse protein SIMPL (signalling molecule that associates with mouse pelle-like kinase). Bacterial member BP26, from Brucella, was shown to assemble into a channel-like structure, while YggE from E. coli has been associated with resistance to oxidative stress.) codes for MNQISKPLSSSRFTAAAVLLAAACAGGNVWAQSAATAEKPVNVAQLSAQGTVEVRQDWMTATLSATKDGRDAATVQAQLQKLVEAAMTKLRHEAKNGEMELSTGSFSISPRYGNNSKVEGWQGQAEIVLQGRDFVRITQAAAKVQDMTLASMGFGLSREAREKVEGEAQAKAIENFRQRAAAISKSFGFAGYSLREVSVNSNGGGVRPMPSPRMMSMAKASYADAAPVPVEADRAEVTVSVGGSIQMQ; via the coding sequence ATGAATCAGATTTCCAAACCATTGTCTTCGTCCCGATTCACCGCAGCCGCTGTGCTGCTGGCAGCAGCTTGCGCCGGAGGCAATGTCTGGGCACAGAGCGCTGCGACAGCTGAAAAACCTGTGAATGTGGCCCAGCTGTCGGCACAGGGCACGGTTGAAGTGCGCCAGGACTGGATGACGGCCACTTTGTCTGCCACCAAGGATGGGCGGGACGCGGCCACGGTGCAGGCTCAGCTGCAAAAGCTGGTGGAGGCTGCAATGACCAAGCTGCGCCACGAGGCTAAAAATGGCGAAATGGAACTGAGCACGGGCAGCTTCTCAATCTCTCCGCGTTATGGAAACAACAGCAAGGTCGAAGGCTGGCAGGGGCAGGCAGAAATCGTGCTGCAGGGCCGGGACTTTGTGCGCATTACGCAAGCCGCAGCCAAGGTGCAGGACATGACGCTGGCCAGCATGGGCTTTGGCTTGTCGCGTGAAGCCCGTGAAAAAGTGGAGGGCGAAGCCCAGGCCAAGGCGATTGAGAACTTCCGTCAGCGTGCTGCGGCTATCTCCAAGAGCTTTGGCTTTGCGGGCTATAGTCTGCGCGAGGTGAGTGTGAACAGCAATGGCGGCGGCGTGCGACCCATGCCCAGCCCGCGCATGATGAGCATGGCCAAGGCCAGCTATGCCGATGCGGCGCCCGTGCCGGTGGAGGCCGATCGTGCCGAGGTGACTGTCAGCGTCGGCGGTTCGATTCAGATGCAGTGA
- a CDS encoding 3-hydroxybutyrate dehydrogenase, which produces MLKGKTALVTGSTSGIGLGIAVALARQGAHIVLNGFGDVEAPRAQVLEAGKAAGIKVGYHGADMSKAAEIEAMMKYAAAEFGRVDILVNNAGIQHVAKIQDFPAEKWDAIMAINLSSAFHTTRLALPAMQQANWGRIINVGSVHGLVGSAEKSAYVAAKHGVVGLTKVTALENATTGVTCNAICPGWVLTPLVQKQVDAKAATQGISNEAATKQLLGEKEPSQQFTTPEELGELAVFFCSAAAGNVRGVAWNMDGGWAAQ; this is translated from the coding sequence ATGTTGAAAGGCAAAACCGCTCTCGTGACAGGATCGACCAGCGGAATCGGCCTCGGTATCGCAGTCGCACTGGCTCGTCAGGGCGCCCATATTGTTCTCAATGGCTTTGGCGATGTCGAAGCCCCTCGCGCACAGGTGCTGGAGGCCGGCAAGGCCGCAGGCATCAAGGTCGGCTATCACGGTGCCGACATGAGCAAGGCCGCAGAGATTGAAGCCATGATGAAATACGCCGCAGCCGAGTTCGGCCGCGTCGACATTCTGGTCAACAACGCTGGGATCCAGCATGTGGCCAAGATTCAAGACTTCCCAGCCGAAAAATGGGATGCCATCATGGCCATCAACCTCAGCAGCGCCTTCCACACCACCCGACTTGCACTGCCTGCCATGCAGCAGGCCAACTGGGGCCGCATCATCAACGTGGGATCGGTGCATGGGCTGGTGGGTTCGGCGGAAAAATCAGCCTACGTCGCCGCCAAGCACGGCGTCGTGGGCCTGACCAAGGTGACAGCGCTGGAAAACGCCACCACCGGCGTGACCTGCAACGCCATCTGCCCCGGCTGGGTGCTGACACCGCTGGTGCAAAAACAGGTGGATGCCAAGGCCGCCACCCAAGGCATCAGCAACGAAGCGGCCACCAAACAGCTGCTGGGCGAGAAGGAGCCTTCGCAGCAATTCACCACCCCCGAAGAGCTGGGTGAACTGGCTGTCTTCTTCTGCTCTGCCGCAGCCGGCAATGTGCGCGGCGTGGCCTGGAACATGGATGGCGGCTGGGCAGCGCAATAA
- a CDS encoding single-stranded DNA-binding protein: protein MIKVSVTSTDTRNMRGNGKTSGKPYDLYFQTAYVHTFDRNGKLNPYPEKTEIILDKDEQGNPLVYPAGDYILAPSSIEVSRNGDITVRPRLVKPQVTPKPAQV from the coding sequence ATGATCAAAGTTTCGGTGACGTCGACCGATACGCGCAACATGCGCGGCAATGGAAAAACTTCTGGCAAGCCATACGACCTGTATTTCCAGACGGCATACGTGCATACGTTTGACCGCAATGGAAAGCTGAATCCTTACCCAGAAAAGACTGAAATCATCCTGGACAAGGATGAGCAAGGTAACCCTCTGGTCTATCCGGCTGGTGATTACATCCTTGCTCCCAGCTCTATCGAGGTTTCCCGCAACGGCGACATCACAGTCCGCCCGCGCTTGGTCAAGCCTCAAGTCACTCCTAAACCTGCTCAGGTCTGA
- a CDS encoding DUF5455 family protein — MPLIGGLLSNLLVGLVNWFAQYFGRKVAFGAATVAAMTALTAALFVFMRGIVGPLIAQLDGTAGMFMEAMQMAIPPVAPACLSTYVIVWTAATAYTWQRDLIHLFAKAG, encoded by the coding sequence ATGCCATTAATCGGTGGTTTACTTTCAAATCTTCTGGTCGGACTCGTTAACTGGTTCGCTCAGTACTTCGGTCGCAAGGTCGCATTTGGTGCCGCTACGGTTGCCGCGATGACCGCTCTCACTGCGGCCCTCTTTGTGTTCATGCGCGGCATTGTTGGCCCCCTGATAGCGCAGCTCGACGGCACTGCCGGCATGTTCATGGAGGCCATGCAGATGGCTATCCCGCCTGTTGCTCCGGCTTGCTTGAGTACCTACGTCATAGTCTGGACTGCTGCGACTGCCTACACATGGCAGCGCGATCTGATCCATCTGTTTGCGAAAGCGGGGTAA
- a CDS encoding zonular occludens toxin domain-containing protein → MPVYVVQGKLGTGKGLYCMLKMDDALRDGRRVATNFDLFLEHLMPANSKVSAIRVPDKPTAQDLDDIGPGNPDSRFDEERNGILVLDELGSWLNSRGFNSPERAALLDWLIHARKKGWDVYLVVQSIDMIDKQVRVGLAEYQVRMIRGDKIKIPVVGTFLGKRGRLPKFHIANISLTDVPGLTIDREFFKAGYLYKGYDTLQIFRDWVRNPVDPRFKTELYGGPYSMLSAWHLKGRFEAPKARMSLLQRLFCQLPEKPAPKPRLAAVALCSKLPPDEAWKLARRYVQGGA, encoded by the coding sequence ATGCCGGTTTATGTGGTGCAGGGCAAGTTGGGTACGGGCAAAGGCCTGTACTGCATGCTCAAGATGGATGACGCTTTGCGCGATGGTCGCAGGGTAGCGACAAACTTTGACCTGTTTCTTGAGCACTTGATGCCAGCCAATAGCAAGGTGTCTGCAATTCGGGTGCCTGACAAGCCAACTGCTCAGGATTTGGACGATATCGGCCCGGGAAACCCAGATTCACGCTTTGATGAAGAGAGAAACGGCATCTTGGTGCTTGATGAGCTCGGTAGCTGGCTCAACTCGCGCGGCTTCAACTCACCAGAGCGCGCAGCCTTGCTTGACTGGCTTATTCATGCCCGTAAAAAGGGCTGGGACGTTTATCTGGTCGTCCAGAGTATCGACATGATTGATAAGCAGGTGCGTGTCGGCCTGGCTGAATATCAGGTGCGCATGATCCGGGGCGACAAAATCAAGATACCGGTCGTCGGCACGTTCTTGGGCAAGCGTGGCCGTCTGCCAAAGTTTCATATCGCCAATATCAGTTTGACGGATGTGCCCGGCCTCACCATTGACCGTGAATTCTTCAAGGCAGGCTATCTGTATAAGGGCTATGACACTTTGCAGATCTTCCGTGATTGGGTGCGCAATCCCGTAGACCCTCGGTTCAAAACAGAGCTTTATGGTGGCCCGTACAGCATGCTGAGTGCATGGCATCTCAAAGGCCGTTTTGAAGCGCCCAAGGCCCGAATGAGCCTCTTGCAGCGCCTGTTTTGTCAACTGCCGGAAAAGCCAGCTCCAAAACCGCGCCTTGCCGCTGTGGCCCTGTGCTCAAAGCTGCCGCCGGATGAGGCGTGGAAGCTCGCCCGGCGCTATGTCCAAGGGGGTGCGTAA
- a CDS encoding recombinase family protein → MLIGYARVSTREQETYLQIDALNKVGVSRIYQEKVSAVSARPQLQECLAALKAGDVLVVYKMDRIARSLKDLLTILDLISRAGASIKSLTEPLDTSGPIGTFMVQVLGAVAQLERSIIRERALAGQVAAYNRGVRWGGSRGKLTEAQHSELCQLKAAGATLKQLMARYDISMSTVCRYLNPETSRNVRKKLPVLGAYVDDSVSD, encoded by the coding sequence TTGCTGATTGGATATGCTCGCGTCTCGACAAGGGAGCAAGAAACTTATTTACAGATTGATGCCTTAAATAAGGTGGGGGTATCTCGGATTTATCAGGAAAAAGTAAGTGCGGTAAGTGCTCGTCCGCAGCTTCAGGAGTGTTTAGCTGCGTTGAAGGCTGGTGATGTTCTTGTCGTTTACAAAATGGATCGGATTGCCCGGTCACTAAAAGATTTGCTGACTATTCTGGATTTAATTAGCAGGGCTGGTGCATCTATTAAATCGTTAACAGAGCCTCTTGATACCTCTGGGCCTATCGGAACTTTTATGGTTCAGGTGTTGGGCGCTGTGGCCCAGCTGGAGCGCTCAATCATTCGAGAGCGTGCGCTTGCGGGGCAGGTGGCAGCCTACAACAGAGGTGTTAGGTGGGGTGGAAGTCGTGGCAAGCTCACTGAGGCTCAGCATAGTGAGTTATGTCAGTTAAAAGCGGCTGGGGCGACGTTAAAGCAGTTGATGGCGAGGTACGATATCTCTATGTCGACGGTCTGTCGTTACCTGAATCCAGAAACATCGCGCAACGTCCGCAAAAAGTTGCCTGTACTTGGTGCCTACGTTGATGACTCTGTCAGTGATTGA
- a CDS encoding alpha/beta fold hydrolase, producing the protein MNQPTLNYVSCPGASAVAPTWASAQRRKEIEAVPEGMHRMAYWEWNNTGNAAHPHVIVCVHGLSRQGRDFDVLAATLSRFARVICPDVAGRGESDWLADPMAYQVPMYAADMLALLAQLHAQAPIETLDWVGTSMGGLIGMGITGQPGLPLPVSMRRMVLNDVGPVIEWASLERIGSYVGKSLQFPNFESAAAAMRQISEGFGPHTDEQWRKLSQAMVKPNPQGGVVLHYDPKISAPMALMTRETAQAGETLLWQLYDHIQAQVLLVRGADSDLLSANTAQAMAGRGPKAHRTELEGVGHAPTLVAPGQVALIRKFLQGEKGLPASISLAQQAQEEAE; encoded by the coding sequence ATGAATCAACCTACGCTGAATTACGTATCGTGTCCCGGAGCTTCTGCAGTGGCTCCCACCTGGGCCAGTGCCCAGCGCAGAAAAGAGATTGAGGCGGTGCCCGAGGGCATGCACCGCATGGCGTACTGGGAGTGGAACAACACGGGCAATGCCGCACATCCGCATGTCATCGTCTGCGTGCACGGCCTCTCGCGCCAGGGGCGTGATTTTGATGTGCTGGCAGCCACACTCAGCCGCTTTGCCCGTGTGATCTGCCCCGATGTGGCGGGCCGTGGCGAGAGCGACTGGCTGGCTGACCCCATGGCTTATCAGGTACCGATGTACGCCGCCGACATGCTGGCGCTGTTAGCCCAGTTGCATGCGCAGGCACCGATCGAGACGCTGGACTGGGTGGGCACCAGTATGGGCGGGCTGATTGGCATGGGCATCACCGGCCAGCCTGGTCTACCGCTGCCTGTTTCGATGCGGCGCATGGTGCTCAACGATGTGGGGCCGGTCATTGAGTGGGCATCGCTGGAACGCATTGGCTCTTATGTGGGAAAAAGCTTGCAATTTCCCAACTTTGAGAGCGCCGCAGCCGCCATGCGCCAGATATCTGAGGGGTTTGGACCGCATACCGATGAGCAGTGGCGCAAACTCTCGCAAGCCATGGTTAAACCGAATCCCCAAGGCGGGGTGGTGCTGCATTACGACCCGAAAATATCTGCACCTATGGCGCTGATGACCCGTGAGACGGCGCAGGCGGGTGAGACCTTGCTCTGGCAGCTGTATGACCATATTCAGGCACAAGTTTTGCTTGTTCGTGGTGCAGATTCTGACCTACTCTCTGCAAATACTGCTCAGGCCATGGCCGGGCGTGGCCCCAAGGCGCATCGCACGGAACTGGAAGGCGTAGGCCATGCTCCAACGCTGGTCGCGCCGGGGCAGGTGGCGTTGATACGAAAGTTTTTACAAGGGGAGAAGGGTTTGCCGGCAAGCATCAGTCTTGCACAGCAAGCTCAAGAGGAAGCTGAATGA
- a CDS encoding bifunctional (p)ppGpp synthetase/guanosine-3',5'-bis(diphosphate) 3'-pyrophosphohydrolase: protein MKTSDNATQVSDAAPKITEPTPHLIMATSEMLPEQANALERARTFAEPLIAGEVMETGENTLAHADAVAAILKKIGGSETMQAAIYLVHASVHLNKPQEVIAKAFGDNFATLAVETIKLIRVQQQARDAELSTQHVDGIATQTENVRKMLLGFSRDLRVVLLRLASRLQTLRYYAAEKSVVSPSIAREALYVFAPLANRLGIWQIKWELEDLSFRFLEPDTYRQIARLLDEKRVERELYMEQMRGRLEADLRAHSISASVQGRPKHIYSIAKKMRGKSLSFDQLFDIRAMRVIVPTVKDCYAALSWVHEQFTPLEKEFDDYIAKPKPNGYQSLHTVVRDETGRTIEIQIRTQAMHDHAEHGVAAHWAYKEAGTKGYAGVSASSEYDAKIAVLRQLLAWGSDLTGSAQRGLFEDRIYVLTPDAAVIELPQGATPVDFAYSVHTSLGHRCRGARVDGVMVPLNTALESGQTVEINTAKEDRPSRDWLNADLGYLVSNRAKAKVRAWFNAQATHETVSRGRESVEKLLQREGKTAVKLEELAGLLGFKSADSLFEVVGKDEYSLRNIEAVLRPSEEVPEEESFIPVRKARGHDSSRGGVLVVGVDSLMTQLAKCCKPAPPDDIGGFVTRGKGVSVHRCDCSNFREMAAKSPERVIEVDWGQPKNVEKGGPVYPVDVAVEAADRQGLLRDISDVFAREKTNVIGVQTQSVKGTAWMTFTVEVADSGRLNKVLGIVANVSGVRSARRR from the coding sequence ATGAAGACCAGCGATAACGCAACCCAAGTCTCTGACGCCGCACCCAAGATTACGGAGCCGACGCCGCATCTGATCATGGCCACCTCGGAAATGCTTCCCGAGCAGGCCAATGCCCTGGAGCGTGCGCGTACATTTGCCGAGCCGCTGATTGCCGGTGAAGTCATGGAGACCGGGGAGAACACCCTGGCTCATGCTGATGCGGTGGCCGCCATTCTCAAGAAGATTGGCGGCTCTGAAACCATGCAGGCGGCCATTTATCTGGTGCATGCCAGCGTGCACCTGAACAAGCCGCAGGAAGTTATTGCCAAGGCCTTTGGCGACAATTTCGCCACTTTGGCGGTGGAAACCATCAAGCTCATCCGCGTGCAACAGCAGGCGCGAGATGCCGAGTTGAGCACCCAGCATGTGGACGGCATTGCGACTCAGACCGAGAACGTGCGCAAGATGCTGCTGGGCTTTTCGCGTGATCTGCGTGTGGTGTTGCTGCGCTTGGCATCGCGTCTTCAGACGCTGCGCTATTACGCCGCTGAAAAAAGTGTGGTCTCGCCCAGCATTGCGCGTGAGGCTCTGTATGTCTTTGCGCCACTTGCCAATCGCCTGGGCATCTGGCAGATCAAGTGGGAGCTGGAAGATCTGTCTTTCCGCTTTCTGGAGCCAGACACCTATCGCCAGATTGCCCGCCTTTTAGATGAGAAGCGGGTAGAGCGAGAGCTTTATATGGAGCAGATGCGCGGTCGGCTTGAGGCTGATTTGCGCGCCCACAGCATCAGCGCTTCAGTGCAGGGCCGCCCAAAGCATATCTATAGCATTGCCAAGAAGATGCGTGGCAAGTCGCTGAGCTTTGATCAGCTCTTCGACATTCGCGCCATGCGCGTCATCGTGCCTACGGTCAAGGATTGCTATGCAGCGCTGTCCTGGGTGCATGAGCAATTCACACCGCTGGAAAAAGAGTTTGACGACTACATCGCCAAGCCTAAGCCGAACGGCTACCAGTCACTGCATACCGTGGTGCGCGATGAAACCGGTCGCACGATTGAAATTCAGATCCGCACGCAAGCCATGCACGACCATGCTGAGCATGGCGTGGCCGCGCACTGGGCCTATAAAGAGGCAGGCACCAAGGGCTATGCTGGCGTGTCGGCATCCAGCGAGTACGACGCCAAGATTGCCGTGCTGCGCCAGTTGCTGGCCTGGGGCAGTGATCTGACAGGCTCCGCCCAGCGAGGCCTGTTTGAAGACCGTATCTATGTGCTGACCCCCGATGCCGCCGTGATTGAGCTGCCGCAGGGAGCTACGCCAGTGGACTTTGCCTACTCCGTACACACAAGCCTGGGTCATCGCTGTCGCGGTGCGCGGGTTGATGGTGTCATGGTGCCGCTGAACACGGCGCTGGAAAGCGGGCAGACCGTAGAGATCAACACCGCCAAAGAAGATCGTCCTTCACGGGACTGGCTCAATGCGGACCTGGGTTATCTGGTCAGCAACCGCGCCAAGGCCAAGGTGCGCGCCTGGTTCAATGCTCAGGCCACGCATGAGACCGTATCGCGCGGTCGTGAATCCGTTGAAAAGCTGTTGCAGCGCGAAGGCAAGACGGCCGTCAAGCTGGAAGAACTAGCGGGTTTGCTCGGTTTCAAATCGGCTGATTCATTGTTTGAAGTGGTTGGCAAAGACGAGTACTCGCTGCGTAATATCGAAGCCGTACTTCGCCCTAGCGAAGAAGTGCCTGAGGAAGAGTCCTTCATTCCTGTGCGCAAGGCGCGAGGCCATGACTCATCCAGAGGTGGCGTTCTGGTCGTGGGGGTTGACTCTCTCATGACGCAACTGGCCAAGTGCTGCAAGCCTGCTCCACCCGATGACATCGGCGGCTTTGTGACGCGCGGCAAAGGCGTGAGCGTGCACCGCTGCGATTGCAGCAACTTCCGCGAGATGGCTGCCAAAAGCCCTGAGCGCGTAATCGAAGTTGATTGGGGGCAACCCAAGAATGTGGAAAAGGGCGGCCCGGTCTATCCAGTCGATGTCGCCGTAGAAGCAGCCGACCGACAAGGCCTGCTGCGCGATATCTCGGATGTATTTGCGCGAGAGAAGACCAATGTAATCGGTGTGCAGACTCAGTCCGTAAAGGGCACTGCCTGGATGACATTCACGGTAGAGGTCGCTGACTCCGGGCGTTTGAACAAGGTGCTGGGTATTGTGGCCAACGTATCGGGGGTGCGCTCGGCAAGGCGGCGCTGA
- a CDS encoding DNA polymerase II, translating to MPSNNRQGFILTRNWRDTAAGSEIEYWLATDSGPLKVLVSAQTSVAFVEQRHEAAVLAQLPKGVEIELRELALKSFQQQPVLGVYAKHFRQLSRLARTLQPQGISLLEADVRPHERYLMERFITAGVMLEGGRFENSALIDCKLLPAPDFRPTLKVVSLDIETSQHQDLYSIALDGMAERVVFMLGEPPVESVQSPDFELIYCATRKAMIEQLNTWFERNDPDVIIGWNVIQFDLHVLQKTADDCTTPLLLGRERKPIAWRTHPGKQGYLFAPMPGRAVIDGIEALRAAVWSFPSFSLENVAQKLLGEGKEIGSEYDKMAEIERRYQEDKPALASYNIRDCELVLRIFEKTKLLQFAMERAHATGLQLDHFGGSIAAFSHHYLPRMHRMGYVAPNVGDVQGKSSPGGYVMDSKPGFYDSVVVLDYKSLYPSIIRTFLVDPVGLAEGQHADEPDRFIKGPRGTLFSREKHCLPEIVSTLWRARDEAKRTQNEPLSQALKLVMNSFAGVLGASECRFFNPDLISAITLRGHEMVKVTRDFVEKRGYEVIYGDTDSIFIWLKRTHSNEEAHAVSAELAQDINAWWTQTLRQEQDLESFLEIEFDTHYKKFFMPTIRGSDVGSKKRYAGLSVDAMGKEAMVYRGLEMARSDWTPLARQFQEGLLSRVFQGTPYREFVFEYAQSTLAGKKDDLLIYRKRLRHRLDAYVANVPPQVRAARIADEYNISIGRSTQYQSGGWIQYVITKNGPEPLEIRRSRIDYEHYLSKQIQPIADSILVPLGESFTMLTSSQQELF from the coding sequence GTGCCCTCCAACAACCGTCAAGGCTTTATCCTGACTCGCAATTGGCGGGACACGGCCGCAGGCTCCGAGATTGAGTATTGGCTGGCGACAGATTCCGGCCCGCTGAAGGTGCTTGTGTCTGCGCAGACTTCGGTGGCTTTTGTCGAGCAACGGCACGAAGCAGCGGTACTGGCACAGCTTCCCAAAGGGGTAGAGATTGAGTTGCGGGAGCTGGCGCTTAAGAGCTTTCAGCAGCAGCCTGTGCTGGGAGTCTATGCCAAGCACTTTCGCCAGTTAAGCCGGTTGGCACGCACACTGCAGCCACAGGGTATATCGCTGCTGGAAGCGGATGTCAGGCCACACGAACGCTATTTGATGGAGCGTTTTATTACCGCTGGTGTGATGCTGGAAGGTGGTCGCTTCGAGAACTCTGCACTGATTGACTGCAAGCTGTTGCCAGCACCCGATTTCAGACCCACGCTGAAAGTGGTCTCACTGGATATCGAGACCAGCCAGCACCAGGATCTTTACTCCATTGCACTTGATGGCATGGCCGAGCGCGTGGTGTTCATGTTGGGCGAACCTCCTGTTGAGTCCGTGCAATCACCTGACTTTGAGTTGATCTATTGCGCCACGCGCAAGGCCATGATCGAGCAGCTCAATACATGGTTTGAGCGCAATGATCCTGATGTGATCATTGGATGGAATGTCATTCAGTTTGACCTGCATGTGCTGCAAAAAACAGCTGACGATTGCACAACGCCACTTTTGCTGGGACGAGAGCGCAAACCCATTGCATGGAGAACACATCCTGGCAAGCAAGGCTATCTGTTCGCGCCCATGCCTGGCCGAGCGGTGATCGATGGCATTGAAGCGCTCAGAGCTGCGGTCTGGAGCTTTCCGTCATTCAGCCTAGAGAACGTGGCGCAAAAGCTGCTTGGCGAAGGCAAGGAAATCGGCAGCGAATACGACAAGATGGCGGAGATTGAGCGGCGTTATCAGGAAGACAAGCCCGCCCTGGCCTCCTACAATATCCGCGATTGCGAGTTGGTGCTGCGCATTTTTGAGAAAACCAAGCTGCTGCAGTTTGCAATGGAGCGTGCCCACGCCACGGGTCTGCAACTCGATCATTTCGGTGGCTCCATCGCGGCCTTCAGTCACCACTATCTGCCACGCATGCATCGCATGGGCTATGTGGCACCGAACGTGGGAGATGTGCAGGGCAAGTCATCGCCCGGTGGCTATGTGATGGACTCCAAGCCCGGGTTTTACGACTCAGTCGTTGTGCTGGATTACAAGAGCCTTTATCCCTCAATCATTCGTACCTTTCTGGTGGATCCCGTGGGTCTGGCAGAAGGGCAACATGCGGATGAGCCAGACCGGTTCATCAAAGGCCCAAGAGGTACGCTGTTTTCTCGTGAGAAGCATTGCCTGCCGGAAATCGTGAGCACACTCTGGCGTGCCCGTGACGAAGCCAAACGTACCCAGAACGAGCCGCTATCGCAGGCGCTCAAGCTGGTGATGAACTCGTTCGCTGGCGTATTGGGTGCATCGGAGTGCCGCTTCTTCAACCCGGATCTGATTTCAGCCATCACCTTACGTGGACATGAGATGGTGAAAGTGACGCGTGATTTTGTGGAGAAGCGTGGCTACGAGGTCATCTACGGGGACACGGACTCCATCTTTATCTGGCTCAAGCGCACCCATTCCAACGAAGAAGCGCATGCAGTCTCTGCTGAGCTTGCCCAAGACATCAACGCTTGGTGGACGCAGACCTTGCGCCAGGAGCAAGACCTGGAAAGCTTTCTAGAGATCGAGTTCGACACCCATTACAAGAAATTCTTCATGCCCACCATACGGGGCTCAGACGTTGGCAGCAAAAAACGCTACGCGGGACTCAGTGTGGATGCGATGGGCAAAGAGGCCATGGTCTACCGTGGCCTGGAGATGGCTCGCAGCGACTGGACACCGCTGGCGCGGCAGTTTCAGGAAGGCTTGCTCTCGCGAGTTTTTCAAGGCACGCCCTATAGAGAGTTCGTCTTCGAATACGCCCAATCCACACTGGCAGGCAAGAAAGACGATCTACTCATCTACCGTAAACGTCTGAGGCATCGTCTGGATGCCTATGTGGCCAATGTTCCGCCCCAGGTGCGAGCCGCCCGGATTGCCGACGAATACAACATCAGCATAGGCCGCTCGACGCAATATCAGAGCGGGGGCTGGATCCAGTACGTCATTACAAAAAATGGCCCCGAGCCCTTGGAAATACGGCGCTCACGTATCGACTACGAGCACTACCTGAGCAAACAGATTCAACCTATTGCAGATTCAATTTTGGTTCCTTTGGGGGAAAGCTTCACCATGCTGACCTCTTCCCAGCAAGAACTGTTCTAG